GCACGGCCAGCAGCAATAACGGCGATCAGGAAACGGCAGGCGGGTCGCGTGGACGACCGGAAGGAAAAGCGCCGAGTGGCGTAAAGCGGATATTCAGAACCGGCGCAGCAGCGGCACTCGTGAGTATGAAGAGAGACAGCGCAGCGGGAGGAACAGGCGGCGCCACCACATGATGCGCCAACAGGTTGCAATAACCGCAGGCGTCCAGTGAACTGACGGGATCGTGATGCTCTGGACTACCAGGTTGAGCGGCAGAACAAAGCGCGGCGACGGGTTCATCCGCGCGTGCCGAGACGACCAGTTGACTCACAACCGGCGCGAATACGATGAGCCACATGGCGATCAGGCCAAGCCATGCAGTCAGGTATTTGCGGTTGTAGAAGGTCATGTCGTTTGGGCGCAATAACGCGCGGAAGTCTATCACTTCGATAGGGGCATATCCAGATGGGTGGCGAAGTTGCGTGGCATTTTGACGCACCGTTCGAACGGCTCCGTGATGCCCGCGGCCGACCCGAAAAGGTCGAATGTCCGAAATTCGAAAGCGTTTGACCCGTCGAGCGAAACACCGCGCGATAGAGTGCGTCCGGTAGTCAGGGCGCAGCATCAGGGCCCTCACCCTTAACAATGCTCGGGAGAATGCAACGTGGATGCCTTGAATTCGATGCGAGTCTTCGTCAAAGTCGCGGAGTTCAACAGCTTCGCACGGGCCTCCGAAGCGCTGGATATGGCGGTGCCGAGAACAAGCCGGATCATTTCCGAACTCGAGGATCACCTCGGCACCCGCTTGCTGCAACGAACCACACGCAAGATGTCGCTGACCGAACCCGGGCGGATCTATCTGGAACGCTGTCGGCAGATTCTCGGCGAAATCGAAGAGACATACCTCATGCTCTCGGCGAATGCGGTCAGCACGTCGGGACGCATCCGCGTCGCCGCGCCTGCGCTCTTTGCCCAGCACAAGCTCGCGCCGGTGCTTGCGGCCTATCAGCGTGCCTATCCGAATGTCATCGTGGACCTTGTCCTTGCCGATCGCCCGGTCGATCTGATCGAGGAAGAGTTCGATCTTGGCATTCTCGCCGCACGCCGCATCAATGCCATGAGCCTCGTCTCACGACACCTCGCGACCACCGATTTTCACATCTGCGCCGCGCCCGGCTATCTCGCCGAACATGGCACGCCCATGCACCCGTCGGAGCTGGCCGATCATCCCTACCTCGCTTTTCGTACCGAACA
Above is a genomic segment from Paraburkholderia phenazinium containing:
- a CDS encoding DUF2946 domain-containing protein produces the protein MTFYNRKYLTAWLGLIAMWLIVFAPVVSQLVVSARADEPVAALCSAAQPGSPEHHDPVSSLDACGYCNLLAHHVVAPPVPPAALSLFILTSAAAAPVLNIRFTPLGAFPSGRPRDPPAVS
- a CDS encoding LysR family transcriptional regulator, which encodes MDALNSMRVFVKVAEFNSFARASEALDMAVPRTSRIISELEDHLGTRLLQRTTRKMSLTEPGRIYLERCRQILGEIEETYLMLSANAVSTSGRIRVAAPALFAQHKLAPVLAAYQRAYPNVIVDLVLADRPVDLIEEEFDLGILAARRINAMSLVSRHLATTDFHICAAPGYLAEHGTPMHPSELADHPYLAFRTEHSSEEVTFHAADGTSIAVQPKTSFVCNNIGMLRASALAGMGIATLSAYLVEDDIRTGRLQRILPEYHLADREFRIVYSTRKFQSLKVKAFIDLAVEHFRQTNE